The following are encoded together in the Flavihumibacter fluvii genome:
- the pafA gene encoding alkaline phosphatase PafA, whose amino-acid sequence MNKVIFILSVFFLLHQASAQPIQRPKLVVGIVVDQMRWDYLYRYSSRYAPDGGFNRLLNNGFSCENTIIPYTPTLTAPGHSSIYTGSVPAINGITGNDWWDYDLNKFIYCTTDEKTKTIGSTTALGEMSPQNLMVTTIGDELRLATNFQSKVIGIALKDRGAILPAGHSANAAFWYDNKTGDWISSSYYVKELPQWTKDLNAQKLVDKYYTNDWKTLNPLNTYEQSAPDPSGFNHPLKQFITKNYAYIVATPFGNSFTFDMAKAAIAGEKLGAGNVTDMLTVSLSSPDYIGHAYGPNSVEAEDGFLRLDKDLGDFITYLDNKVGKGEYLLFLTADHGAAHEPAFLKEHMIPAGHFQNEKVTYALDSILKVKTKLADLVIGIVNNQVFLDRKLYQGAGIKKDSIDAWVVNYMASQPGIYNAIPLESLNSATLPSRIREQLSNGYYPKRSGDIQLIFQPHWIDSFEKGGTTHGSWNPYDSHIPLLWYGWKIQRGKLNREVYMTDIAPTVSALLHIQMPSGSIGHVIEDLIK is encoded by the coding sequence ATGAATAAAGTAATTTTTATTCTTTCCGTCTTTTTCCTGTTGCATCAGGCTTCTGCGCAGCCTATACAACGCCCCAAACTGGTTGTCGGAATAGTAGTTGACCAGATGCGATGGGATTATTTATATCGTTATAGCAGCAGGTACGCCCCCGACGGAGGATTTAACCGTTTGCTGAACAATGGATTTTCCTGTGAGAATACCATTATCCCCTATACGCCCACACTTACTGCCCCCGGCCATAGCAGCATCTATACCGGTTCGGTTCCCGCTATTAATGGTATTACCGGGAATGACTGGTGGGATTACGACCTCAATAAGTTCATCTACTGCACAACGGATGAAAAAACAAAAACTATTGGCAGTACCACAGCACTTGGGGAAATGAGTCCGCAAAATTTAATGGTCACCACTATAGGGGATGAACTCAGGCTGGCCACTAATTTCCAGAGCAAAGTCATTGGAATAGCCCTCAAAGACAGGGGGGCAATTTTGCCAGCAGGACACAGTGCCAATGCTGCATTCTGGTACGATAACAAAACCGGTGACTGGATCAGTTCTTCCTATTACGTGAAAGAACTTCCCCAATGGACAAAGGATTTGAATGCACAGAAACTGGTGGATAAATATTATACGAATGACTGGAAAACACTGAATCCCTTAAATACCTATGAACAAAGCGCGCCTGACCCAAGCGGGTTCAATCATCCCTTAAAACAATTTATCACAAAAAACTACGCATACATTGTTGCCACACCTTTTGGTAACAGCTTTACCTTCGATATGGCCAAGGCAGCGATTGCCGGAGAAAAACTGGGCGCAGGCAACGTAACCGATATGCTTACCGTGAGTTTATCCTCTCCCGATTATATAGGTCATGCTTATGGCCCCAATTCAGTTGAAGCGGAAGATGGTTTTTTACGGCTGGACAAAGACCTCGGTGATTTTATCACCTACCTGGACAATAAAGTCGGCAAGGGTGAATACCTTCTCTTTCTTACAGCCGACCATGGTGCCGCCCATGAGCCTGCTTTTTTAAAGGAACACATGATTCCTGCAGGGCATTTCCAAAATGAAAAGGTGACCTATGCGCTGGACAGTATATTAAAAGTAAAAACAAAATTAGCCGACCTGGTAATCGGGATCGTTAACAACCAGGTGTTCCTGGATCGCAAACTATACCAGGGCGCAGGCATAAAAAAAGATTCAATCGATGCCTGGGTAGTCAATTACATGGCCAGCCAGCCAGGGATATATAACGCAATTCCACTGGAATCCTTGAATTCCGCTACACTCCCATCCAGGATCAGGGAACAGTTATCCAATGGATATTACCCTAAACGGTCAGGCGATATCCAGCTGATTTTCCAACCCCACTGGATCGATAGCTTTGAAAAGGGCGGAACTACACATGGCTCCTGGAATCCATATGATTCGCATATTCCACTACTTTGGTATGGCTGGAAAATTCAGCGGGGCAAGCTCAACCGGGAAGTGTATATGACTGATATTGCGCCAACTGTTTCTGCTTTACTGCATATCCAGATGCCCAGTGGCTCCATTGGCCATGTGATTGAAGACCTGATCAAATAA
- a CDS encoding EamA family transporter produces the protein MSVQLKQRASPAMVILAFATVYLVWGSTYFFIQRAVQEIPPFIMGAMRFILSGMIMMGWCIYKGERIWEKEQVKVAARAGLILLFIGNGAVIWAEKTLPSSLVAVLASATPIWFVILDRPKWKENLTSQSTLIGLFIGFIGVILLFSEQVSGVLKGSGHGLQIISLLVITLGSISWAGGSLYTKYYSKGSATVSSAWQMLAAGLAFVPVSLMAREWPGFHTQTISTGAWLSVLYLVFMGSLAGYSAYIWLLQVRPATQVSTNAYVNPVVAVLLGTLFAGEHMSGLQLLGLAVILTSVLLINLAKYRTVQTGQNK, from the coding sequence ATGTCTGTGCAATTAAAACAAAGGGCTTCACCAGCAATGGTCATCCTGGCTTTCGCCACGGTATACCTGGTTTGGGGGTCCACCTATTTTTTTATACAGCGTGCAGTGCAGGAAATCCCCCCCTTTATCATGGGAGCAATGCGCTTTATTTTATCCGGGATGATCATGATGGGATGGTGTATCTACAAGGGGGAGCGAATCTGGGAGAAGGAACAGGTAAAGGTGGCAGCAAGAGCCGGACTGATCTTATTATTCATCGGGAATGGTGCAGTCATCTGGGCGGAAAAAACATTACCGAGTTCGTTGGTGGCCGTACTGGCTTCGGCCACCCCCATTTGGTTCGTGATACTGGACCGGCCAAAATGGAAAGAGAACCTGACCAGTCAATCTACACTGATTGGTTTATTCATAGGGTTTATCGGCGTGATCCTGCTTTTCTCCGAACAGGTATCCGGCGTTTTAAAAGGATCAGGACATGGCCTGCAGATTATCAGTTTACTGGTCATCACTTTGGGTTCCATCAGCTGGGCAGGCGGATCTTTATATACAAAGTATTATTCAAAAGGATCGGCCACCGTAAGCTCCGCATGGCAGATGCTGGCAGCCGGCCTCGCATTCGTGCCAGTTAGCCTTATGGCCAGGGAATGGCCTGGTTTTCATACCCAAACCATTTCAACCGGAGCCTGGCTATCCGTGTTGTACCTGGTATTTATGGGTTCACTGGCAGGCTATAGCGCTTATATATGGCTGTTACAGGTTCGTCCTGCTACCCAGGTAAGTACAAATGCCTATGTAAATCCGGTTGTGGCAGTTTTATTGGGTACCCTGTTCGCAGGCGAACACATGAGTGGCCTGCAGCTTTTGGGGTTAGCTGTTATCCTCACCAGCGTATTGCTGATCAACCTGGCCAAATACAGAACAGTCCAGACCGGACAAAACAAATAG
- a CDS encoding N-acetylmuramic acid 6-phosphate etherase, whose product MTRITEQPSAHRHLEQKSIAEITALINKEDQSVALAIEKALPQINQLITAVVTQLKNGGRMFYLGAGSGGRLSVLDALELPTTYGIQKGIVNVVLAGGVEHLAEAPEEKEDEPETGWQELVKEKVSPKDIVIGISASGTTPFVLGALNHCRASGIPCGCIVSNPDSPIAAQADYPVEVVTGPEFITGSTRMKCGSAQKFIFDMISTTTMIQLGRVKDNKMVHVALINDKITDRAVKMLMELGSIASYDTARAILLEQGSVQKALDSIAASSSKK is encoded by the coding sequence ATGACCCGCATCACAGAACAACCTTCCGCACACCGCCACCTTGAACAAAAATCCATTGCAGAAATTACAGCACTGATCAATAAGGAAGACCAATCTGTTGCATTGGCTATTGAGAAAGCCTTACCCCAGATTAACCAGCTAATTACTGCAGTAGTTACCCAACTCAAAAATGGTGGCCGGATGTTCTACCTGGGTGCAGGCAGCGGCGGTCGGCTTTCCGTGCTCGATGCCCTCGAATTACCCACCACCTACGGTATCCAAAAAGGTATTGTGAATGTAGTGCTGGCCGGCGGCGTGGAACATCTTGCCGAAGCACCCGAAGAAAAGGAGGATGAACCCGAAACCGGCTGGCAGGAACTGGTAAAGGAAAAAGTCTCCCCAAAAGATATCGTCATTGGAATATCCGCCAGCGGTACAACCCCATTTGTACTTGGCGCACTTAACCATTGCCGTGCATCTGGGATTCCTTGCGGCTGCATTGTCAGTAACCCGGACTCCCCCATTGCGGCACAGGCCGATTACCCCGTGGAAGTGGTTACCGGCCCTGAGTTCATCACCGGCAGTACCAGGATGAAATGCGGATCGGCACAGAAATTTATTTTCGATATGATCAGCACCACCACCATGATTCAACTGGGTAGGGTGAAAGACAATAAAATGGTGCATGTTGCCCTGATCAATGATAAGATCACCGACCGTGCCGTAAAAATGCTGATGGAATTAGGAAGCATTGCAAGCTATGATACCGCCCGGGCCATTTTACTGGAACAAGGCAGTGTACAAAAAGCACTTGATTCCATAGCGGCATCTTCTTCAAAAAAATAA
- a CDS encoding Lrp/AsnC family transcriptional regulator, which yields MEFSLDQIDLRILDLMQANARITNAELARDIEMAPSAILERVRKLEQKKVILGYTTRVNPAAVQQKLLAFIFIRTRDGFGETGKTTQALSKIPQVQEVHHIAGEDCFLVKVRTEDASTLMDLMRNSFKKIPNISSTRTTIVLETVKEEQQLVIPKK from the coding sequence ATGGAATTCAGTCTTGACCAAATTGATTTGCGCATACTCGACCTGATGCAGGCCAATGCAAGGATAACTAATGCTGAATTGGCCCGCGACATTGAGATGGCACCTTCTGCCATACTGGAAAGGGTAAGAAAACTGGAGCAGAAGAAAGTGATTCTCGGTTACACTACCCGGGTGAACCCGGCAGCTGTCCAGCAAAAATTACTGGCTTTTATTTTCATCCGCACCAGGGATGGTTTTGGAGAAACCGGAAAAACCACGCAGGCATTGTCAAAGATCCCCCAGGTGCAGGAGGTGCACCATATTGCCGGAGAAGACTGCTTCCTGGTAAAAGTGCGAACAGAAGATGCTTCCACGCTTATGGACCTGATGCGCAACTCCTTTAAGAAAATCCCGAACATTTCCTCCACCCGAACGACAATCGTACTGGAAACAGTAAAAGAAGAGCAACAACTGGTGATCCCAAAAAAATAA
- a CDS encoding acyltransferase family protein translates to MPTNSNRLISLDAFRGFTVAAMIMVNFPGDEAHVFFTLRHTVWNGLSFTDQVAPFFLFIIGMSISYAFTHKINSGVAKGPLYKKIIFRSLKIFAVGMFLNAMPAFDWANLRWTGTLHRIALVYLITALVFLHTNWKQQAWISAIILLGYWIIMMNIPTPGEGKVLLEPGRNLAAWIDQQYLPGKMWQGTWDPEGIMSTFPCVATCLMGVLAGHLMLSQLQANLKLNYLMCAGVISSVIGYFAGLGFPVNENLWTSSFVLVTAGFAALVFGVFYFLADILGHRQWCRPGVIFGANAISAYVLGDLLALVFYQWPIYGQTINHHVVNGMVSFGLPPNLASWCFALLYVCINFIPLYLLYRKKIFIKL, encoded by the coding sequence ATGCCAACAAATTCCAACAGGCTTATTTCTCTGGATGCCTTTCGTGGGTTTACCGTAGCTGCGATGATAATGGTCAACTTTCCCGGAGATGAAGCACATGTATTCTTTACGCTGCGCCACACGGTTTGGAATGGATTGAGTTTCACCGACCAGGTGGCACCATTTTTCCTGTTTATCATCGGGATGTCTATCAGTTATGCATTCACCCATAAAATCAATTCAGGTGTTGCTAAAGGGCCATTATATAAGAAGATCATTTTTCGTTCCCTCAAAATTTTCGCCGTGGGCATGTTCCTCAATGCCATGCCCGCTTTCGATTGGGCAAACCTGAGATGGACAGGCACCCTGCACCGGATTGCCCTGGTATACCTTATTACGGCCCTGGTTTTTTTACACACCAACTGGAAGCAGCAGGCCTGGATCTCCGCAATCATACTATTAGGCTACTGGATCATCATGATGAACATTCCTACACCTGGCGAAGGAAAAGTATTGCTGGAACCCGGCCGCAACCTGGCTGCCTGGATCGATCAACAATACTTACCTGGTAAAATGTGGCAGGGCACATGGGATCCCGAAGGCATCATGAGCACCTTCCCTTGTGTGGCCACCTGCCTGATGGGTGTGCTGGCCGGGCATTTAATGTTATCACAATTACAGGCAAACCTGAAATTAAATTACCTCATGTGTGCAGGTGTGATCAGTTCGGTTATAGGATATTTTGCCGGACTTGGTTTTCCGGTCAATGAAAATTTATGGACAAGTAGTTTTGTCCTTGTCACCGCCGGCTTCGCCGCATTGGTATTTGGCGTCTTCTATTTCCTCGCCGATATTCTAGGGCACCGGCAGTGGTGCAGGCCAGGCGTTATTTTCGGGGCTAATGCGATCAGTGCATATGTACTGGGTGACCTGCTGGCGCTGGTTTTCTACCAATGGCCAATATATGGACAAACCATCAACCACCATGTTGTAAACGGGATGGTATCCTTTGGCCTTCCCCCAAACCTGGCCTCCTGGTGCTTTGCCTTGTTGTATGTTTGTATCAACTTCATTCCGCTCTATCTCCTTTACCGTAAGAAAATATTCATAAAATTATAA
- a CDS encoding glycoside hydrolase family 43 protein, whose protein sequence is MRNIITLGILVLMVLPSYSQKKVKQGLSSPGGNPVFPGWYADPEAIIFGNQYWIYPTYSDDAGVPDRSTVLTEQQLAAQKNTINPQYLKQTFFDAFSSEDLVNWKKHPHVLDIKDVKWAAYSMWAPSIIAANNKYYLFFSANDIQSDKEYGGIGVAVSDYPSGPFKDALGKPLINKFYNGAQPIDQFIFRDTDSTYYLYYGGWRHCNVVKLSADLLSLVPFPDGEQFKELTPENYVEGPFVFKRKGKYYLMWSEGGWTGPDYSVAYAIGDSPLGPFKRINKVLQQDMQVATGAGHHSVINIPGTDDWYIVYHRRPLNTTNGNHRETCIDRMYFDENGLIRPVKITVDGVTPRRLK, encoded by the coding sequence ATGAGAAACATAATTACACTGGGCATATTGGTGTTGATGGTTTTACCATCTTACAGCCAAAAAAAAGTAAAACAGGGTCTTTCCTCACCAGGCGGTAATCCTGTTTTTCCCGGCTGGTATGCAGATCCGGAAGCCATCATATTTGGGAACCAGTATTGGATTTATCCCACTTATTCTGATGATGCCGGAGTGCCGGACCGGTCAACGGTGCTTACTGAGCAGCAACTGGCCGCTCAAAAAAATACCATCAACCCCCAATACCTGAAGCAGACATTTTTTGATGCTTTTTCTTCGGAGGACCTTGTGAATTGGAAAAAACACCCGCATGTACTGGATATTAAAGATGTGAAATGGGCGGCATATTCCATGTGGGCACCTTCCATTATTGCTGCGAATAACAAATATTATCTTTTTTTCTCGGCGAATGATATCCAGAGTGATAAAGAGTATGGTGGGATAGGTGTTGCCGTTAGTGACTATCCATCCGGCCCTTTTAAAGACGCTTTGGGGAAACCCCTCATTAACAAATTTTATAATGGCGCCCAACCGATCGACCAGTTTATTTTCAGGGATACGGATAGCACTTATTATTTGTATTATGGTGGATGGCGCCATTGTAATGTGGTCAAACTGTCTGCCGATTTACTCAGCCTGGTGCCTTTCCCGGATGGTGAACAATTCAAGGAACTTACCCCTGAAAATTATGTGGAGGGCCCTTTTGTCTTTAAGCGGAAGGGCAAATATTACCTCATGTGGTCTGAAGGCGGGTGGACTGGCCCGGATTACAGTGTAGCTTATGCGATCGGGGATTCACCACTTGGTCCATTTAAACGGATCAATAAGGTACTGCAGCAGGATATGCAGGTAGCCACTGGCGCCGGGCACCATTCTGTCATTAATATCCCGGGCACTGATGACTGGTATATCGTCTACCACCGGCGTCCGTTGAACACCACCAACGGCAATCATCGGGAAACCTGTATCGACCGAATGTATTTTGATGAAAATGGTCTGATCAGGCCGGTTAAAATTACAGTGGATGGAGTAACACCCAGGCGGCTAAAATAA
- a CDS encoding sugar MFS transporter, with amino-acid sequence MKLKQPIYIIGLLFFVFGFVTWLGSVLIPYLRIACEISSFESYFVAFSFYISYTLMAIPASRVLKQTGFKKGMSLGLFIMAIGAVIFIPAALGRQYGLFLLGLFAQGAGLTLLQTAANPYITILGPKESAAKRISIMGICNGIAGMLAPAILGAVILQNADGLSARIAGMTAAGKINALQELASRVILPYSIMAIVLVLLALLIQFSGLPDVDEDPDEEAITVTHNRKTSIWQFPHLLLGVSTLFLYVGVEVIAVDSITGYAEYQGLPLSKAKFFASFTLLNMLLGYIIGITCIPRFIQQENALKWSAAAGLIFGTAALLTSGTLSVSFIALLGLANALIWPSIWPLAIAGLGRFTKTGASLLVMAIGGGAVLPLLYGYLADQFSAHSAYAIVLPAYLGILLYAAYGHKIRTL; translated from the coding sequence TTGAAACTGAAGCAACCTATCTATATCATCGGACTCTTATTCTTTGTGTTTGGCTTTGTAACATGGCTGGGATCTGTTCTGATACCCTACCTGCGCATTGCCTGCGAGATCAGCAGTTTCGAGTCCTATTTTGTCGCGTTCTCATTTTACATCTCTTATACATTAATGGCCATTCCTGCTTCCCGGGTACTGAAACAAACTGGTTTCAAAAAAGGAATGTCTCTGGGTTTATTCATCATGGCCATCGGGGCTGTCATCTTTATCCCTGCTGCATTAGGCAGGCAATACGGCCTGTTCCTGCTGGGCCTGTTCGCGCAAGGTGCCGGACTCACCTTGCTGCAAACCGCAGCCAATCCTTATATCACCATCCTGGGTCCTAAGGAAAGCGCAGCAAAAAGAATCAGCATCATGGGCATCTGCAACGGTATTGCCGGCATGCTCGCACCCGCAATACTTGGTGCGGTGATCCTGCAAAATGCAGATGGACTTAGCGCCAGGATCGCCGGCATGACAGCTGCAGGCAAAATCAATGCACTGCAGGAACTCGCATCCAGGGTCATCCTGCCCTATTCGATCATGGCGATCGTGTTGGTTTTACTGGCCCTGCTGATCCAGTTCTCCGGGTTACCAGATGTGGATGAAGACCCGGATGAAGAGGCGATTACTGTAACCCATAACCGAAAAACCAGCATCTGGCAGTTCCCGCACCTTTTATTGGGTGTGAGTACACTATTTTTATATGTTGGAGTGGAGGTAATTGCGGTGGACAGCATCACCGGGTATGCTGAATACCAGGGACTACCCTTATCGAAAGCAAAGTTTTTTGCCAGCTTTACCTTACTGAATATGCTACTTGGTTATATAATCGGCATCACCTGTATTCCGCGGTTTATCCAACAGGAAAATGCATTGAAATGGTCGGCAGCAGCCGGATTGATTTTCGGCACCGCAGCATTATTGACCAGCGGTACCTTATCAGTTTCTTTTATTGCCTTACTTGGATTGGCCAATGCATTGATATGGCCATCGATCTGGCCGCTTGCCATAGCCGGACTCGGCCGGTTTACCAAAACAGGGGCCTCATTATTAGTGATGGCGATTGGTGGTGGCGCCGTGTTGCCCTTGTTATATGGATACCTGGCAGATCAATTCAGTGCGCATTCCGCTTACGCCATAGTACTTCCAGCCTACCTTGGTATCTTGCTGTATGCAGCATATGGCCATAAAATCAGGACCCTGTAG
- a CDS encoding copper resistance protein NlpE N-terminal domain-containing protein — MKVSFFSTIVACLCCLAACKPAAKTTVPTGDNSMTSLDWNGIYYGVLPCADCEGIETLIQLNNDKTYTIKTKYQGKSGDIITSTGSFTWNKEGSKITLDKQQPGIYLVGENKLVHLDKDGKTISGSLAEKYILQKQMPGISEKYWKLTELYGKPVSLAPGMKKEPHMILHTAENKVNVMGGCNNYMGAYDLKPNNQIRFGKLAGTLMACPDMEVEAQFMKALSEADNYSLIDDKLTLNKARMAPLARFEAVYLR; from the coding sequence ATGAAGGTTTCTTTTTTCAGCACAATAGTTGCCTGTTTATGTTGCCTGGCAGCATGTAAACCTGCGGCCAAAACAACTGTACCAACGGGTGACAACAGCATGACTTCGCTCGACTGGAACGGCATTTACTATGGTGTGCTGCCTTGCGCAGATTGTGAAGGCATTGAAACACTGATACAATTGAATAATGATAAAACCTATACCATTAAAACAAAATACCAGGGAAAATCAGGTGATATCATCACCTCAACCGGAAGTTTTACCTGGAATAAGGAAGGCAGTAAAATAACGCTTGACAAACAGCAACCCGGCATTTACCTGGTGGGTGAAAATAAACTGGTACACCTGGACAAGGATGGGAAAACGATCTCAGGCAGCCTGGCGGAAAAATATATCCTTCAGAAACAAATGCCGGGTATCAGCGAGAAATACTGGAAGCTGACCGAACTATATGGCAAGCCGGTAAGCCTTGCTCCGGGAATGAAAAAGGAACCCCATATGATCCTGCATACTGCAGAAAACAAGGTCAATGTGATGGGTGGGTGTAATAATTACATGGGCGCATATGATTTAAAACCCAATAACCAGATCAGATTTGGCAAACTCGCTGGAACCCTGATGGCCTGCCCGGATATGGAGGTTGAAGCCCAGTTTATGAAAGCGCTTAGTGAAGCCGACAATTATTCCCTTATCGACGATAAATTGACTTTGAACAAAGCCAGGATGGCACCGCTTGCCAGGTTTGAAGCGGTCTACCTCCGGTAG
- a CDS encoding family 20 glycosylhydrolase produces MLNLLRSTLKKLTGMAGLITCAILIGCNAPGPVAESTPADIKVSWQLVSNFAEPGNTIEAKFIFRNDGDVALGDTAWAMFFNISPRTPLANKTEQPATVSHINGDWYKLTPNKGFLLKPGGTLEVNYRAEDFVIKETDAPLGMYIVYYEADGKEKKIVELGDATVIPFTTKEQMLRGPNDKEPIQTPELDYRKNLSLKEIPADKTLPLVPEPVKYTRGSDSFSLTTASVITAGPGLENEASILAAKLKDLTGAEFKILPGAAGTGNINLKKAGVTVNGISKEAYRLSINKTGINITGSDAAGVFYGIQSLVALIPIEAIQKKNTVIPIGSITIEDAPRFAFRSVHLDVGRNFQTKETILRTLDLMAAYKLNHLLFYTTEDEGWRIEIDGLPELTEVGAERQHQQGKEGAGLHPAYGSGPVAKESGKHGSGFYSKADFIEILKYASNRHIKIIPELNFPGHARAAIKAMEARYERLMKNGKEAEANEYRLVDPLDKSTYISAQGYQDNVVDVTRPSTYHFYEKVVDELINMYKAAGLALDIMHIGGDEVASGAWEKSPPAIELFKKNPGMGTYKNFHPYFVRNLLPLLQKRNLAVHAWEEAALLYKADGSTLPNPEFAGGKLVPYIWNNLYDPGLGYRLANAGYPIVLCSVTNFYFDLAYDNSPVEPGLYWAGFVDTRDAFTFDPYNIYNTTYTNSMGVPMVFNKPEMLKPAARKNIIGLEAQIWSETIKGQDMLEYYLLPKLFGYAQSAWSAARPWENVSDIAAREKIILEKWNSFANTIATKDMPRLSYLNGGYNYRVPPPGGIIENGELKANVSLPGLVIRYTTDGTDPVAASALYTAPVKLNGKVKLRCFDAAGKASRVVSL; encoded by the coding sequence ATGCTGAACCTGCTCCGCTCAACGCTTAAGAAATTAACCGGCATGGCCGGGCTGATTACATGTGCCATTTTAATAGGGTGTAACGCTCCCGGACCCGTTGCTGAATCAACGCCTGCCGATATCAAAGTGTCCTGGCAGCTGGTATCTAATTTTGCAGAACCGGGTAATACGATAGAGGCGAAATTCATTTTCAGGAATGATGGTGATGTGGCACTGGGTGATACCGCATGGGCCATGTTTTTTAATATTTCACCCCGCACCCCGTTAGCTAATAAAACGGAACAACCCGCCACCGTCAGCCATATTAATGGTGACTGGTATAAACTGACACCGAATAAAGGCTTTTTGCTGAAACCGGGAGGTACTCTTGAAGTGAACTATCGCGCTGAAGATTTTGTGATCAAGGAAACTGATGCACCACTGGGTATGTATATCGTTTACTATGAAGCGGACGGCAAGGAGAAAAAGATCGTGGAACTTGGTGATGCTACAGTGATTCCTTTTACTACAAAAGAGCAAATGTTGCGGGGACCAAATGATAAAGAGCCTATCCAGACCCCCGAACTCGATTACCGGAAAAACCTTTCCCTTAAAGAAATTCCCGCCGATAAAACGCTTCCCCTGGTTCCAGAACCCGTTAAATACACCCGCGGAAGCGATAGTTTTTCATTGACTACCGCATCAGTGATCACGGCAGGGCCTGGACTGGAAAATGAAGCTTCCATCCTGGCGGCCAAACTGAAAGATTTAACCGGCGCTGAGTTTAAAATATTACCTGGTGCCGCCGGAACCGGTAATATCAACCTCAAAAAAGCAGGTGTAACCGTTAATGGTATAAGTAAGGAAGCCTACCGGCTTAGCATTAATAAAACCGGCATCAATATTACCGGCAGCGATGCGGCTGGTGTATTCTACGGCATCCAAAGCCTGGTAGCATTGATCCCAATTGAGGCTATCCAGAAAAAAAACACTGTCATTCCTATTGGGTCCATCACTATTGAGGATGCCCCGAGGTTTGCCTTCCGGAGTGTTCATCTCGATGTGGGCCGGAATTTCCAGACTAAGGAAACCATTCTCAGGACCCTTGACCTTATGGCTGCGTATAAACTGAACCATTTATTATTTTATACCACAGAAGATGAAGGCTGGCGGATTGAAATTGATGGCCTTCCAGAACTCACTGAAGTTGGTGCGGAAAGGCAACACCAACAGGGAAAAGAGGGTGCAGGCTTGCATCCGGCCTATGGCTCCGGCCCGGTTGCAAAGGAATCCGGAAAACATGGCAGTGGTTTTTATTCTAAGGCAGATTTTATTGAGATACTGAAGTATGCCAGCAACCGGCATATCAAAATAATCCCGGAACTAAATTTTCCCGGTCATGCGCGTGCAGCCATTAAAGCTATGGAAGCCCGTTATGAGCGGCTCATGAAAAATGGCAAGGAAGCAGAAGCGAATGAATATCGCCTGGTTGATCCGTTGGACAAATCAACCTATATTTCCGCACAGGGGTACCAGGATAATGTGGTGGATGTGACCCGGCCATCGACCTACCATTTCTATGAAAAAGTAGTGGATGAGCTGATCAATATGTATAAGGCCGCCGGATTAGCACTCGACATCATGCATATTGGTGGTGATGAAGTTGCTTCAGGTGCCTGGGAAAAATCCCCGCCTGCAATTGAACTGTTTAAGAAGAATCCCGGGATGGGCACTTACAAAAATTTCCATCCTTATTTCGTGCGCAACCTGCTGCCACTGCTGCAAAAAAGAAATCTTGCCGTACATGCCTGGGAGGAGGCCGCGCTTTTATATAAGGCAGATGGCAGCACCCTGCCAAACCCTGAATTTGCAGGGGGCAAACTGGTTCCGTATATCTGGAATAACCTCTATGATCCAGGGTTAGGCTATCGCCTTGCCAATGCCGGATATCCAATTGTGCTCTGCAGTGTGACCAACTTTTATTTTGACCTGGCCTATGATAATAGTCCGGTTGAACCCGGCTTATACTGGGCAGGATTTGTGGATACCCGTGATGCCTTCACCTTTGATCCTTACAATATTTACAATACCACCTACACGAATTCGATGGGTGTTCCCATGGTGTTCAACAAGCCTGAAATGCTAAAGCCTGCAGCGCGAAAGAATATTATAGGGCTTGAGGCGCAAATCTGGAGCGAAACCATCAAGGGGCAGGATATGCTGGAATATTACCTGTTGCCTAAACTGTTTGGTTATGCGCAATCTGCCTGGTCGGCAGCCCGGCCCTGGGAAAATGTCTCGGATATTGCTGCCCGTGAGAAGATCATCCTGGAGAAATGGAATAGTTTCGCCAATACCATTGCTACAAAGGATATGCCCAGGCTATCGTACCTGAATGGCGGCTACAATTACAGGGTTCCGCCGCCTGGTGGCATTATAGAAAATGGTGAGTTGAAAGCCAATGTTTCATTGCCTGGTTTGGTCATCCGGTATACTACAGACGGTACTGACCCGGTAGCTGCATCAGCCCTCTATACGGCTCCTGTTAAGTTGAATGGCAAAGTAAAGCTAAGGTGCTTTGATGCGGCAGGCAAAGCCAGCCGCGTTGTGAGCCTGTAA